The Spirosoma radiotolerans genome has a window encoding:
- a CDS encoding FRG domain-containing protein — protein MREERVTTWSQLMDCLYQDAWSPTIQRFRPPFAFRGMADADFTLNTSLMRLGEGYAHSERHLLRNFKKYALRNIAEHNSFWYWLSVAQHHGLPTRLLDWTFSPYVALHFVTASLELYDRDGVIWCLDYKKVHQQLPDSLRQLLNEEGADIFTVDMLSHLQSLDAFDRLADDHFVLLFEPPSIDERIVNQYALFSVVSSPCVSLSEWLEERPDMYRKLIIDRSLKWEIRDKLDQANVNERVLFPGLDGLSRWLRRQYVQPTAHPVANRYKEFPDELLSFRQND, from the coding sequence ATGCGGGAGGAGCGGGTTACAACCTGGAGCCAGTTGATGGATTGTCTGTACCAAGACGCCTGGTCGCCAACCATCCAGCGTTTCCGGCCACCTTTTGCCTTTCGGGGAATGGCCGATGCAGATTTTACACTCAATACATCGTTGATGCGGTTAGGAGAAGGTTATGCGCATAGCGAGCGGCATTTGCTACGGAATTTCAAGAAATACGCACTCCGTAACATCGCGGAGCATAACTCGTTCTGGTACTGGCTTTCGGTAGCGCAACACCACGGGTTACCTACCCGCCTGCTGGACTGGACATTTTCACCCTATGTTGCCCTGCATTTTGTGACTGCTTCTCTGGAGTTATACGACCGGGACGGGGTCATCTGGTGCCTCGACTACAAGAAAGTACACCAGCAATTGCCTGATTCGCTGCGCCAGCTACTTAATGAGGAGGGTGCCGATATTTTTACGGTCGATATGTTGAGTCACCTTCAGTCACTGGATGCGTTTGACAGGCTGGCCGACGACCATTTTGTGCTGCTTTTTGAGCCGCCCTCCATTGATGAACGCATTGTCAATCAGTATGCTTTGTTTTCGGTCGTATCCAGCCCTTGTGTGTCGCTGAGTGAGTGGCTCGAAGAACGGCCGGACATGTACCGTAAGCTCATCATCGACCGTTCCCTCAAATGGGAAATACGGGATAAACTGGATCAGGCCAATGTGAATGAACGAGTGCTTTTTCCTGGTTTAGACGGCCTGAGCCGGTGGTTACGCCGGCAGTACGTGCAGCCCACGGCCCACCCGGTGGCCAACCGCTATAAAGAGTTTCCGGACGAACTACTCTCGTTCCGCCAGAACGACTAA